Proteins from one Mus pahari chromosome 10, PAHARI_EIJ_v1.1, whole genome shotgun sequence genomic window:
- the Msl2 gene encoding E3 ubiquitin-protein ligase MSL2 codes for MNPVNATALYISASRLVLNYDPGDPKAFTEINRLLPYFRQSLSCCVCGHLLQDPIAPTNSTCQHYVCKTCKGKKMMMKPSCSWCKDYEQFEENKQLSILVNCYKKXCEYITXXTLARDIIEAVDCSSDILALLNDGSLFCEETEKPSDSSFTLCLTHSPLPSTSEPTADPQASLSPMSESTLSIAIGSSVINGLPTYNGLSIDRFGINIPSPEHPNTIDVCNTVDIKTEDLSDSLQPVCDMVATDLCSTGIDICSFSEDIKPGDSLLLSVEEVLXSLETVSNTEVCCPNLQPNLEATVSNGPXLQLSSQSLSHNVFMSTSPALHGLSCTAATPKVAKLNRKRSRSESDSEKVQPLPISTIXRGPTLGASAPVTVKXESKISLQPIATVPNGGTTPKISKTVLLSTKSMKKSHEHGSKKSHSKSKPGXLXKDKAVKEKIPSHHFMPGSPTKTVYKKPQEKKGCKCGRATQNPSVLTCRGQRCPCYSNRKACLDCICRGCQNSYMANGEKKLEAFAVPEKALEQTRLTLGINVTSIAVRNASTSTSVINVTGSPVTTFLAASTHDDKSLDEAIDMRFDC; via the coding sequence GACATTTGCTTCAAGATCCTATTGCACCCACCAACTCCACCTGCCAACACTATGTCTGCAAAACTTGTAAAGGCAAGAAAATGATGATGAAACCTTCATGTAGCTGGTGCAAAGACTATGAGCAGTTTGAGGAAAACAAGCAGTTAAGCATCCTAGTGAATTGCTACAAGAAACNGTGTGAATATATAACCNAGANGACACTNGCACGGGATATAATAGAAGCAGTTGACTGTTCTTCTGATATTTTGGCTTTGCTTAATGATGGATCATTGTTTTGTGAGGAGACCGAGAAACCTTCAGATTCATCCTTCACTCTGTGTTTGACACATTCCCCTTTACCTTCAACTTCAGAACCCACAGCTGATCCTCAAGCTAGCTTATCTCCAATGTCTGAGAGCACCCTNAGCATTGCCATTGGCAGTTCTGTTATCAATGGTTTGCCTACTTACAATGGGCTTTCAATAGATAGATTTGGTATAAATATCCCTTCACCTGAACATCCAAATACAATTGACGTGTGTAATACTGTTGATATAAAAACTGAGGATCTGTCTGACAGCCTGCAACCTGTCTGTGACATGGTAGCCACTGACTTATGCTCCACAGGTATTGATATCTGTAGTTTCAGTGAAGATATAAAACCCGGTGACTCTCTTTTGCTGAGTGTTGAGGAAGTACTCCNCAGCTTAGAAACTGTTTCAAATACAGAAGTTTGCTGTCCTAATTTGCAGCCAAACTTGGAAGCCACTGTATCCAATGGACCTTTNTTGCAGCTTTCTTCCCAGTCNCTTAGCCATAATGTTTTCATGTCTACCAGCCCTGCACTTCATGGGTTATCATGTACAGCAGCAACTCCCAAGGTAGCAAAGTTGAATCGAAAACGATCCAGATCTGAAAGTGACAGTGAGAAAGTTCAGCCACTTCCAATTTCTACCATTATNCGAGGCCCAACACTGGGGGCATCTGCTCCTGTGACTGTGAAGCNGGAAAGCAAAATCTCTCTTCAACCTATAGCAACTGTTCCCAATGGAGGCACAACACCCAAGATCAGCAAGACTGTACTTTTATCTACTAAAAGCATGAAAAAGAGTCATGAACATGGATCCAAGAAATCCCACTCTAAATCCAAGCCAGGTNTTCTTANAAAAGacaaagcagtaaaggaaaagatTCCTAGTCATCATTTTATGCCAGGAAGCCCTACCAAGACTGTGTACAAAAAGCcccaggaaaagaaaggatgtaaATGTGGGCGTGCTACTCAAAATCCAAGTGTTCTTACATGCCGCGGCCAGCGCTGCCCTTGCTACTCTAACCGGAAAGCCTGCTTAGATTGTATATGTCGTGGCTGCCAAAACTCCTATATGGCCAATGGGGAGAAGAAGCTGGAGGCATTTGCGGTGCCAGAAAAGGCCTTGGAGCAGACCAGGCTCACTTTGGGCATTAATGTGACTAGCATTGCTGTGCGTAACGCAAGTACCAGCACCAGTGTAATTAATGTCACAGGGTCCCCTGTAACGACATTTTTGGCTGCCAGTACACATGATGATAAAAGTTTGGATGAAGCTATAGATATGAGATTCGACTGTTAA